Below is a window of Roseivirga misakiensis DNA.
GTGGTGGTGATGGCGCAGGTTTCACGCGCGAAAAAAACGCGCTGGCCAAAGGGACTCATATCGTGATCGGTACGCCAGGTAAGTTAATCTCGCACCTAAACCTTGGTTATGTAAAAGTAGACCAACTAAAACATCTCGTACTCGATGAGGCCGATCGAATGTTGGACATGGGGTTTCATGAGGATATCATGAAAATCATTACCCACTTACCTAAAGAACGACAGAACCTGCTTTTCTCCGCGACTATGGCCCCAAAAATCCGAAAGATGGCCAAGGAGATTTTAAAGGACCCTGAGGAAATCAATATCTCTATATCTAAACCTTCTGAGAAGATCACTCAAGTAGCTTTCCTAACCTATGATGCGCAAAAAATAGACTTAGTAAAACACTTGTTGCGATACGGAGATATCCCAAGCCTCATTGTATTTACCTCACGTAAGTCCAAAGTGCGCGAAATTACGCGAGCACTTCAAAAAGAGGGCTTTGAAGCAAAAGGTATTTCTAGTGATCTGGAGCAAACCGAAAGAGAAAACATACTCCGAGAATTTAAGAACAAGTTATTGCCGATCATCGTGGCAACAGATGTTATCTCAAGAGGAATTGATGTCGACAATATCGACATGATCATAAATTATGACGTGCCCAATGACGCGGCTGACTACGTGCATAGAATAGGCAGAACAGCTCGTGCTTCCTCTGAAGGTGAAGCGGTGACTTTCATCAATGAAGACGACCAGGAAAACTTCCAGAAAATCGAGGACCTAATCGAAGCGGTGGTGAGGAAAGTTCCTATGCCTGCCTCTATCGGCGAGGGCCCAGAATACAATCCTAAAAAATTTGCAGGCCGCGGTCGTGGTAAGAAATCATATGGCGGCAAAAGACGAAATTTCAAGAAAAGGTAAAACAAAAAAATCGGCTTTTCGGATCACCAATGAC
It encodes the following:
- a CDS encoding DEAD/DEAH box helicase is translated as MTFSELNLHEDVLSGLDAMGFKNPTPIQQAAIPLIIDNKDIIGCAQTGTGKTAAFLLPLMHKIAESGASDEHINTMIICPTRELAVQIDQQLEGLSYFSGITSLPVYGGGDGAGFTREKNALAKGTHIVIGTPGKLISHLNLGYVKVDQLKHLVLDEADRMLDMGFHEDIMKIITHLPKERQNLLFSATMAPKIRKMAKEILKDPEEINISISKPSEKITQVAFLTYDAQKIDLVKHLLRYGDIPSLIVFTSRKSKVREITRALQKEGFEAKGISSDLEQTERENILREFKNKLLPIIVATDVISRGIDVDNIDMIINYDVPNDAADYVHRIGRTARASSEGEAVTFINEDDQENFQKIEDLIEAVVRKVPMPASIGEGPEYNPKKFAGRGRGKKSYGGKRRNFKKR